Below is a genomic region from Zea mays cultivar B73 chromosome 9, Zm-B73-REFERENCE-NAM-5.0, whole genome shotgun sequence.
tttagcacttGCTAAAATTTAGTAGATGGGATTTAAATATGCCCTAGCCTTTGAACTAGGGAACGAGAGACAACAAGTAGCTTTCTTTTTATTAATCGCCAATTGGAGAGGCGCCCAACCCCACACAAGCGTCGAAATAGAGTCAAAACCCTGCCTCCCTATATATACGCTCCCAGCACGCTGCCTCTTGCTCCCAGGCTAACGTGTCCTGCTCGTTGGCTCGGTGCTACTGCACGTCCCCATCCTCTGCCTCTGCACGTACGTACGTACCGACGAGGCAGCGGGCAGAGATGGGAGGCGTAGGCGAGGCGGTCGAGGTGACGGAGCTGGAGCTTCGCATCCAGTTAATGGACGGCGGCAGCTACAACATCAACGACAACGCGGACCTCCTGGCGGAGATCCTGGCGCGGCTGGACGGGCGGTCGCTGGCCGCGGCGGCCGGCGTGTGCCGCCTGTGGGCCGCCGTGGCGCGCCGCGACGCCGTGTGGGAGGCGCTGTGCCTCCGCCACGTCGGCCCCGCGCCGtcggctgcggcggcggcggccgtcgCTGGTCCGGCCACCCGCGCCGTCGTCGCCGCGCTCGGCGGGTACCGCCGCCTCTACCGCCTGTGTCTCGGCCCGGCGCTCGACCGGCTGGCGCAGGCCCAGGCCCAGGTccaggcggcgcgggcgcaccGCCTGTCCCTGTCCCTCTCCCTGTCGCTCTTCTCCATCGACTGCTACGAGCGCCTCGGCAGCGGCGGCGGGCCCAGCGCCGGCGCGAGCGCGCCCGGGAGGCGGCAGCAGCCGTCGTCGCTGCTGTTCCTCTGCAAGCCC
It encodes:
- the LOC100284224 gene encoding F-box protein GID2, encoding MGGVGEAVEVTELELRIQLMDGGSYNINDNADLLAEILARLDGRSLAAAAGVCRLWAAVARRDAVWEALCLRHVGPAPSAAAAAAVAGPATRAVVAALGGYRRLYRLCLGPALDRLAQAQAQVQAARAHRLSLSLSLSLFSIDCYERLGSGGGPSAGASAPGRRQQPSSLLFLCKPVDVS